A DNA window from Arachis duranensis cultivar V14167 chromosome 3, aradu.V14167.gnm2.J7QH, whole genome shotgun sequence contains the following coding sequences:
- the LOC107477805 gene encoding zinc finger CCCH domain-containing protein 13 isoform X2 has protein sequence MVEDTRPFMNTVRQDPWRKKSDRRHWRKQGITGQSDISASLKVSDRIQDPVKEGKFVSSCSRNTLEEQLKKVQLDIRTFEDRKFQLSVYLDESAQEVDSLNSRIQELEAQLVKENEECKRINSGIRKFIRVYNHNSQLQEELKRSQVRLQKLGDQLVSDIARIGAEEEDLSIDIVSNGENNSHPPIPKHNAEQNDASPHGKKLHVHAEQDVLEELKQDRSKVGNSVETRRNRKRSRWNLPAQLNDKDNVGLETPNDGTEDARPLDIESKQKRGKLNSSDNLSSEKLKEFRNEMPSTSMAAHVFDEEVEIVFDDRIDLNETAHTENDNEVALEVKGVPLMLPPALIPHTNYSQYEGDDENVDVDGLDEGGNVDIV, from the exons ATGGTAGAGGACACCAGGCCATTCATG AACACAGTCCGTCAAGATCCATGGAGAAAAAAA AGTGACAGAAGACATTGGAGAAAACAGGGCATTACTGGCCAAAGTGATATTTCTGCAAGCTTGAAAGTCTCAGATAGAATTCAAGATCCGGTTAAAGAAGGAAAATTCGTTTCTTCTTGTTCTAGAAATACACTTGAGGAGcag TTAAAGAAAGTACAGTTGGATATCAGGACTTTTGAGGACCGAAAATTCCAACTATCG GTTTACCTGGATGAGAGTGCTCAAGAAGTGGATAGCCTTAATTCTAGAATTCAGGAACTTGAAGCTCAGTTAGTTAAAGAGAATGAGGAGTGTAAAAG AATCAATTCAGGAATAAGGAAGTTTATCAGAGTGTACAATCATAACTCGCAGCTACAAGAAGAACTGAAGAG ATCACAAGTCCGACTTCAAAAGCTTGGTGATCAGCTTGTCTCGGATATTGCTAgaattggtgctgaggaagaagatCTAAGCATTGATATTGTAAGCAATGGTGAGAATAATAGTCATCCTCCAATCCCCAAACATAATGCCGAGCAGAATGATGCATCTCCCCATGGAAAAAAGCTGCATGTGCATGCTGAGCAGGATGTATTGGAAGAGTTAAAACAAG ATAGATCAAAAGTTGGGAATTcggttgaaacaagaagaaacagGAAGCGATCTCGTTGGAATTTGCCTGCTCAATTGAATGACAAGGATAATGTAGGCCTTGAAACTCCAAACGATGGAACTGAAGATGCTAGGCCTTTAGATATTGAAAGCAAGCAGAAGAGAGGAAAGCTGAATTCTTCTGACAACCTTTCTTCAGAGAAG TTGAAGGAATTTAGGAATGAAATGCCGTCAACAAGCATGGCAGCTCATGTGTTTGACGAGGAAGTTGAGATTGTATTTGATGATAGAATTGACCTCAACGAAACTGCACATACAGAAAATGACAATGAAGTGGCATTAGAGGTGAAGGGCGTACCCCTTATGCTTCCCCCAGCGTTGATTCCCCATACCAATTATTCGCAG TACGAGGGGGACGACGAGAATGTGGACGTGGATGGTCTTGATGAAGGGGGAAATGTGGATATTGTCTGA
- the LOC107477805 gene encoding zinc finger CCCH domain-containing protein 13 isoform X1 has product MVERKQFKTRLCVPYQRGRCTRHNCNFAHGNAELRRFSATYNGRKDLANDLRDTLDRRYLSPRRHSPTRDGRGHQAIHEHSPSRSMEKKSDRRHWRKQGITGQSDISASLKVSDRIQDPVKEGKFVSSCSRNTLEEQLKKVQLDIRTFEDRKFQLSVYLDESAQEVDSLNSRIQELEAQLVKENEECKRINSGIRKFIRVYNHNSQLQEELKRSQVRLQKLGDQLVSDIARIGAEEEDLSIDIVSNGENNSHPPIPKHNAEQNDASPHGKKLHVHAEQDVLEELKQDRSKVGNSVETRRNRKRSRWNLPAQLNDKDNVGLETPNDGTEDARPLDIESKQKRGKLNSSDNLSSEKLKEFRNEMPSTSMAAHVFDEEVEIVFDDRIDLNETAHTENDNEVALEVKGVPLMLPPALIPHTNYSQYEGDDENVDVDGLDEGGNVDIV; this is encoded by the exons atggttgAACGAAAGCAATTCAAGACAAGGTTATGTGTTCCTTATCAGAGAGGACGCTGCACGCGTCATAATTGCAACTTTGCGCATGGTAATGCTGAGTTGCGAAGGTTCTCTGCCACTTATAATG GTAGGAAAGACTTAGCCAATGACTTGAGGGATACACTAGACAGAAGGTATTTATCACCTCGAAGACACTCACCAACTCGAGATGGTAGAGGACACCAGGCCATTCATG AACACAGTCCGTCAAGATCCATGGAGAAAAAAAG TGACAGAAGACATTGGAGAAAACAGGGCATTACTGGCCAAAGTGATATTTCTGCAAGCTTGAAAGTCTCAGATAGAATTCAAGATCCGGTTAAAGAAGGAAAATTCGTTTCTTCTTGTTCTAGAAATACACTTGAGGAGcag TTAAAGAAAGTACAGTTGGATATCAGGACTTTTGAGGACCGAAAATTCCAACTATCG GTTTACCTGGATGAGAGTGCTCAAGAAGTGGATAGCCTTAATTCTAGAATTCAGGAACTTGAAGCTCAGTTAGTTAAAGAGAATGAGGAGTGTAAAAG AATCAATTCAGGAATAAGGAAGTTTATCAGAGTGTACAATCATAACTCGCAGCTACAAGAAGAACTGAAGAG ATCACAAGTCCGACTTCAAAAGCTTGGTGATCAGCTTGTCTCGGATATTGCTAgaattggtgctgaggaagaagatCTAAGCATTGATATTGTAAGCAATGGTGAGAATAATAGTCATCCTCCAATCCCCAAACATAATGCCGAGCAGAATGATGCATCTCCCCATGGAAAAAAGCTGCATGTGCATGCTGAGCAGGATGTATTGGAAGAGTTAAAACAAG ATAGATCAAAAGTTGGGAATTcggttgaaacaagaagaaacagGAAGCGATCTCGTTGGAATTTGCCTGCTCAATTGAATGACAAGGATAATGTAGGCCTTGAAACTCCAAACGATGGAACTGAAGATGCTAGGCCTTTAGATATTGAAAGCAAGCAGAAGAGAGGAAAGCTGAATTCTTCTGACAACCTTTCTTCAGAGAAG TTGAAGGAATTTAGGAATGAAATGCCGTCAACAAGCATGGCAGCTCATGTGTTTGACGAGGAAGTTGAGATTGTATTTGATGATAGAATTGACCTCAACGAAACTGCACATACAGAAAATGACAATGAAGTGGCATTAGAGGTGAAGGGCGTACCCCTTATGCTTCCCCCAGCGTTGATTCCCCATACCAATTATTCGCAG TACGAGGGGGACGACGAGAATGTGGACGTGGATGGTCTTGATGAAGGGGGAAATGTGGATATTGTCTGA
- the LOC107477806 gene encoding peroxisome biogenesis protein 22 codes for MAESSKEELLELIKRLTLKISDLFSSSLNNLDTHSIGAVAGLAVAIFFTWRLLRSPSVSQRRQQKRQVASSSTPGVSAHSNAVVVPSGVCSTSEDSRAQNVVDEFFQPVKPSLGQIVRQRLSEGRKVTCRLLEVILEETSPEELQKQATVKSSVLEVLLEITKFCDLYLMERVLDDESEKRVLAALEDAGIFTSGGLVKDKVLFCSTENGRSSFVRQLEPDWHVDSNPEIISQLARFIKYQLHVAPFRPERAAANVFCAPSLEHFFGSI; via the exons ATGGCGGAGAGCTCGAAGGAGGAGTTATTGGAGCTCATCAAGCGCCTCACTCTCAAGATTTCCGACCTCTTCTCCTCTTCCCTCAACAACCTt GATACACACTCTATTGGTGCTGTTGCGGGCCTTGCTGTTGCAATTTTTTTCACCTGGAGGCTGTTGAGATCACCTTCTGTGTCTCAACGCAGGCAACAAAAACGACAAGTTGCTTCTTCCAGCACACCTGGAGTCAGTGCACATTCAAATGCTGTGGTGGTTCCTTCTGGGGTTTGTTCAACATCAGAGGATTCAAGGGCACAAAATGTTGTTGATGAGTTCTTTCAGCCAGTCAAA CCATCGTTGGGCCAGATTGTGAGGCAGAGGTTGAGTGAAGGAAGAAAG GTTACTTGTCGTCTTCTTGAAGTGATCCTAGAGGAAACTAGTCCAGAGGAGCTTCAG AAACAAGCAACTGTGAAGTCCTCTGTGCTGGAAGTATTGTTggaaataacaaaattttgtgatttatatcTCATGGAAAGAGTCTTGGACGATGAAAGTGAG AAGAGAGTTCTTGCTGCATTAGAAGATGCTGGGATATTTACTTCAGGTGGTTTAGTCAAAGACAAG GTCCTCTTCTGTAGCACAGAGAATGGACGGTCATCGTTTGTTCGACAATTGGAACCAGATTGGCATGTTGACTCAAATCCCGAAATCATTTCTCAGCTAGCA AGATTCATCAAGTATCAACTTCATGTCGCTCCCTTTAGACCAGAACGAGCTGCTGCTAATGTGTTCTGTGCTCCGTCCTTGGAACATTTCTTTGGATCCATATGA